TTTAGGATCATTGGAAAACTGCCATTGCTCAAGATGTAATAACACATCTGACTGGAATTTTATGGAATATCGTGACTGGTTTACTTTGTTTTGGATACCAGTTTTTCCAATAAGTGGTAGAAAAGAATATTTAGAATGTCCGATTTGTCGTCAGGTTTATGATGTGCCAAAAGATTAATTTCTTCTAGGTTTTAACAAGAGTTTTAAATATTATTCCAATAGCAAAACCGACTTTTAAAGGAACAAAAAAACTTATAAAAATATTTAAAATTGCGGGCAAAAAACAAGTAATTCTAACACACGGTACTAAGATAATGTTGAATTTAGATGAAGTTACTAAATTTGAAAAAGAAGCTAAAAATATAAGAAAAATTCCAAAACCTGAGGGAAAAGAAATATTTATTGGGACAATTGATGTTGGTGGAAAAGAATTAACCATTAGTGTAAGAAATTATTCAAGTAAGTTAAGTGGAAATAAGTCAACTTTAGAGTTGTTTGAAAAAAGGGAAAAGATTCCCAAAAAATAAGATATGTAAAATGATACAAAGGGGAAGGAACTATGAAACATTATTTAAGAAAAGATAACGGAAAAGATCTTTTGGATTTTGAGGAATATGAGACTAATGAGATTGTAGTATCAAAAAATCCCCCAAAAATAAAAAAAAGAAAAAATTTTATGTATATAGAACCGTCTATTGAATACCATAAGAATAAAGGTAAATTTATTCTTTTATATCAAGAAAATGGAGAAATTATAAAAGAATATAATATGAGTGATCTAGAGGGAATAAAATTTTTAGGAAATACAAGTGGTTTTTCTACTATGGGAATTTTTTTAGGACAATTTAATTTAAAAACTTCTCTAGAACAGGAATTAATAAACTCTAGAAAAGAAGGTTGGTATACTCGAAATAAATATTTAAAACATTATATTATTTTTGAGGATACTCATATAGAGTTTTTAAGTAAAAAAAATATAAATGTAGAGCAAGTAAAATCAAAGAAAATAAAAAAATACTATATACCATTGAAAGAAAAATTGAAATTAGAAAAAAAAGATATTATTTATAAAAGAGAGTACATATTAGAGTTTTCAAATAAAAAAAATATAGAAAATATGATTCCATTGGTATTTTTTTTAGAAAAAAAAACGGTTAGATTTATGGGAATAGAAACCTATACATTTAAAGAAGGAAAGTATTATGAAGATTTTATATGTTATACGAGAATATATTTTTTATTTAATGAAAAATATAAAATTATTATAGAGTATAAATCTCTAGAAAATGAAAGGTTTCTTATTTTAAAAAGAAAATATAGAAAGGGGTTAGAAAATATAAAAAATAATATTTTCCTTTTAGAAAATGAAAATTCAGAATTTTTTAGAAACTGTTATAATGAAAATGGTTTTTTTGAAAATATAGATGATTTTAAAAAATCAATAAAAGGCTACACCTATATTGCAGATGATTATATTGTAGAATTAGTCGTTGAAAAATCTTTTTATCCTAAGATTAAAGTGACTGATTTAGAAGATAAAGAATATAGTTCTAATTTGATTTTTTCATAAAAGAATAAAAATTTGATTTTTAAATAACTGATGTTGTAAAAGCAGTGAGAGAGTGTCCAGAATTTTGTGTAAACTCAAAATATAAGAATATAATATTTGGAGGTTTTTGTTATGGCTAAAAAGAAATTTATCTGTTAAAATATAGTTATAGAAATATTTAATAATCTGAACAGAAAAAGTGAAAGGTGCCTATAAATAGAGGTTTAAAGCAAGGTGTGGAAATGTAATGATAAAATTCCCATACAATCATTTTAATTGAAATAAATTTTAAAAGAAGGAAGTGAATTTTTATGAAAAAAATAATTTTAAGTTTGTCAATATTATTAAGTTTGTCAAGTTTTGCAAAAGAAAAATATCAAGTGGAAGTAGAACCAGCAGTAAAGCTCAATCAAAGTGTTCTTTCAGATTACAATTCTCAAATTGAAAAAGAAGTGAGTAGAATTTATTCAAAAGAGGAAATGTTTGGAATGATGAATAAAATGATGAATGGAGTTTTTGCTGGAAGTCAAAAAGATGGGTCAAATCAGATGAAAGAAATGATGGGTTCTTTTTTTGGAGAGGATTATTTTTCTAAAATGGTGGATACGATGTATAAATATTACAAGATTGATATAGAAAAAATTGACTATATCAATGGAGAGAAAGCATATGTAAAAGTTAAATTGGGATTTCCTGTAAATACAGATGAAATGAGCATGGATAAGATGATTGAAAGATCTGGAGAAATAGCTGAAAAAATGGACGAAGCCTTTAAGAAAAAAACGGGAAAAACAATGGAAGAATATCAAAAATCAATTTCACAAAATGATGAAAAAGCTATTAAAAAATATTTTAAAACAATAGGCGAAATTCAATTAGAAATGATGGATCAAGAATTAGAACGAATTACAAAAAATGGAAAATATGTAGGAAGAAAAGAAATTTTGGAAGCTAATAAAAAGAATGGGAAATGGGTTATTGAAAATCCAAGTTTTGGGTATTAGCAGATTGAAATAGATTACTTATTGAAAGGGAAATAGGGAATTATGCATAGGGAAATAGAAAAAATGTACAAACAATTTAAAAAATTTATGGAAGAACATTCTACTGAAGAAATGAGCGAAAGTGAAATTCGAAAACTAATAGATGAATTTGAAAGACAATATAATGAAAGTACAATGAAAGGTGAAGAAGATAATTCTTTTGATGAAAGTGATTCTGAAAAGATTTATGACTATTTAGAAATGGCATTTGAAACAGAGGATGATAGTAAAAGGCTAAAATATGCAAAAGAAGTATTAAAAATGGATAAGGATAATTTGGATGCCGAATATTTGATAGCTAGTACAGATGCAAAAGATTCAATTGATAT
This genomic stretch from Leptotrichia sp. oral taxon 218 harbors:
- a CDS encoding zinc-ribbon domain-containing protein; this translates as MILVFGTKRKFKNLGSLENCHCSRCNNTSDWNFMEYRDWFTLFWIPVFPISGRKEYLECPICRQVYDVPKD